One window of the Salvelinus fontinalis isolate EN_2023a chromosome 2, ASM2944872v1, whole genome shotgun sequence genome contains the following:
- the LOC129814887 gene encoding transmembrane protein 120B isoform X1 — protein sequence MSLQRCQTDWEEIDQEYQQLLETHKVYRQKLDELTNLQATCSSAISKQRKGLKDLGHSLCKCTKTSGEKEMELIKDIQMQIKDKEKFFFDMEAYLPKKNGLYLNLVLGNVNVTLLSNQAKFAYKDEYEKFKLFMTIILMFGAITCLFLLNYRVTDEIFNFLLVWYYCTLTIRESILMSNGSRIKGWWVSHHYVSTFLSGVMLTWPEGSMYQMFRSQFLAFSIYQSFVHFLQYYYQSGCLYRLRALGERNQLDLTVEGFQSWMWRGLTFLLPFLFFGHFWQLYNAMTLFRLAGHEDCKEWQVFMLALTFLVLFLGNFLTTLKVVHQKIQENPEMVQKQE from the exons ATGTCCCTGCAAAGGTGTCAAACTGATTGGGAAGAAATTGACCAAGAATATCAACAATTACTG gAAACTCACAAAGTGTACAGACAGAAGCTCGATGAGCTCACCAACCTCCAGGCAACATGCAGCAGTGCCATTAGTAAACAGCGGAAGGGTCTAAAAGACCTCGGGCACAGTCTGTGCAA GTGCACAAAAACAAGTGGTGAGAAAGAAATGGAACTGATCAAAGACATCCAAatgcaaattaaagacaaagagAAATTCTTCTTTGATATGGAAGCCTATTTGCCAAAGAAGAATGG ATTGTACTTAAATTTGGTGCTTGGTAATGTGAATGTAACACTTCTCAGCAACCAGGCAAA ATTTGCCTATAAAGATGAATATGAGAAGTTCAAGCTTTTTATGACAATAATCTTGATGTTTGGGGCCATAACCTGTCTCTTTTTGCTCAATTACCG TGTCACAGATGAAATCTTCAACTTCTTGCTGGTTTGGTACTACTGCACTTTGACCATAAGGGAAAGCATCCTCATGAGCAATGGGTCCCG GATCAAAGGGTGGTGGGTCTCCCATCATTATGTCTCTACCTTCCTATCAGGTGTAATGCTTACCTG GCCAGAGGGGTCCATGTATCAGATGTTTAGAAGTCAATTCCTTGCATTCTCCATTTACCAGA GCTTTGTGCATTTTCTTCAATATTACTACCAAAGTGGCTGCTTATACCGGTTACGAGCTTTGGGGGAGAGAAATCAGTTGGACCTCACAGTGG AGGGGTTTCAGTCATGGATGTGGAGAGGGCTCACCTTCCTCTTGCCATTTCTCTTTTTTGGCCAT TTCTGGCAGCTGTACAATGCTATGACTCTGTTTCGGTTGGCAGGACATGAAGACTGTAAAGAGTGGCAG GTATTTATGTTGGCACTGACATTTCTTGTCCTATTCCTGGGTAATTTTCTCACCACATTAAAAGTTGTTCACCAAAAGATCCAGGAAAACCCAGAAATGGTGCAAAAGCAGGAGTGA
- the LOC129814887 gene encoding transmembrane protein 120B isoform X2: MSLQRCQTDWEEIDQEYQQLLETHKVYRQKLDELTNLQATCSSAISKQRKGLKDLGHSLCKCTKTSGEKEMELIKDIQMQIKDKEKFFFDMEAYLPKKNGLYLNLVLGNVNVTLLSNQAKFAYKDEYEKFKLFMTIILMFGAITCLFLLNYRVTDEIFNFLLVWYYCTLTIRESILMSNGSRIKGWWVSHHYVSTFLSGVMLTWPEGSMYQMFRSQFLAFSIYQSFVHFLQYYYQSGCLYRLRALGERNQLDLTVVVTMKWATSNPVTAKMGRRGVSVMDVERAHLPLAISLFWPFLAAVQCYDSVSVGRT; the protein is encoded by the exons ATGTCCCTGCAAAGGTGTCAAACTGATTGGGAAGAAATTGACCAAGAATATCAACAATTACTG gAAACTCACAAAGTGTACAGACAGAAGCTCGATGAGCTCACCAACCTCCAGGCAACATGCAGCAGTGCCATTAGTAAACAGCGGAAGGGTCTAAAAGACCTCGGGCACAGTCTGTGCAA GTGCACAAAAACAAGTGGTGAGAAAGAAATGGAACTGATCAAAGACATCCAAatgcaaattaaagacaaagagAAATTCTTCTTTGATATGGAAGCCTATTTGCCAAAGAAGAATGG ATTGTACTTAAATTTGGTGCTTGGTAATGTGAATGTAACACTTCTCAGCAACCAGGCAAA ATTTGCCTATAAAGATGAATATGAGAAGTTCAAGCTTTTTATGACAATAATCTTGATGTTTGGGGCCATAACCTGTCTCTTTTTGCTCAATTACCG TGTCACAGATGAAATCTTCAACTTCTTGCTGGTTTGGTACTACTGCACTTTGACCATAAGGGAAAGCATCCTCATGAGCAATGGGTCCCG GATCAAAGGGTGGTGGGTCTCCCATCATTATGTCTCTACCTTCCTATCAGGTGTAATGCTTACCTG GCCAGAGGGGTCCATGTATCAGATGTTTAGAAGTCAATTCCTTGCATTCTCCATTTACCAGA GCTTTGTGCATTTTCTTCAATATTACTACCAAAGTGGCTGCTTATACCGGTTACGAGCTTTGGGGGAGAGAAATCAGTTGGACCTCACAGTGG TTGTTACAATGAAGTGGGCCACAAGCAACCCCGTGACTGCAAAAATGGGACGAAG AGGGGTTTCAGTCATGGATGTGGAGAGGGCTCACCTTCCTCTTGCCATTTCTCTTTTTTGGCCAT TTCTGGCAGCTGTACAATGCTATGACTCTGTTTCGGTTGGCAGGACATGA